The following are encoded in a window of Streptococcus pasteurianus genomic DNA:
- a CDS encoding PRD domain-containing protein: protein MFRIVQALNNNVALVKNEQDEQAVVMGLGIVFQKKKGDLITPSKVEKVFLLKTEESKENFLTLLKNIPLDILTVTYNMIDDLVAKYHFPVQEYLYVTLTDHVYSVYQKLLKGAYQESHLPDISAAYVTEFQMAQEAVVILGQKLSVTFPDDEVGRMALHFINAKGDYEVSDNNKEDATKKVLALIEDKLAKNNIKRSTENSNLYDRLMIHLTYLINRLQMNQQDNASLINLEEYVKSDYPKAYQIGQAIYDLIGQELKIDLSRSERVYLVIHIQRLLK from the coding sequence ATGTTTCGGATTGTACAAGCGCTCAACAATAATGTTGCTCTGGTAAAAAATGAGCAGGATGAACAAGCCGTTGTCATGGGGCTAGGGATAGTCTTTCAAAAGAAAAAAGGTGATTTAATCACTCCAAGCAAAGTCGAGAAAGTTTTCCTTTTGAAAACAGAGGAATCCAAAGAAAATTTTTTAACCCTTTTGAAAAATATTCCGCTTGATATTCTAACGGTGACTTATAATATGATTGATGATTTGGTAGCCAAATATCATTTTCCGGTTCAGGAATACCTGTATGTAACCCTTACCGACCACGTTTATTCGGTATATCAAAAGCTTTTAAAGGGAGCTTATCAGGAAAGTCATTTACCAGATATTTCAGCGGCGTATGTTACCGAGTTTCAAATGGCGCAAGAAGCTGTTGTTATTTTAGGTCAAAAGTTGTCAGTAACTTTTCCAGATGATGAAGTCGGACGAATGGCTCTGCATTTCATTAATGCTAAAGGTGATTACGAAGTTTCTGATAATAACAAAGAGGATGCAACTAAAAAAGTACTAGCTTTGATTGAGGACAAATTGGCAAAAAATAATATCAAGCGGAGCACAGAAAATAGTAATCTTTACGACCGTTTGATGATTCATTTAACCTACCTCATTAATCGATTGCAGATGAACCAGCAAGACAATGCATCGTTGATTAATTTGGAAGAATATGTGAAATCAGATTATCCGAAAGCCTATCAAATTGGGCAAGCCATTTATGATTTGATTGGACAAGAATTAAAAATAGATTTATCGCGTAGTGAACGTGTTTACCTTGTGATTCACATTCAACGCTTATTGAAATAA
- the lacG gene encoding 6-phospho-beta-galactosidase, whose amino-acid sequence MYQLPEDFIFGGATAAYQVEGATKEGGKGPVAWDDFLAEQGRFSPDPASDFYHQYPQDIELCEKFGVNGLRLSIAWSRIFPNGTGEVNQEGVDYYHKVFAECQKRNITAFVTLHHFDTPKVLFDNGDFLNRDTIEAFVNYAKFCFEEFTEVRHWSTFNEIYPVATNQYLLGIFPPGIKYDLSKVIQCLHNMMYAHARVVNLFKDGGYQGEIGVVHSLETKYPATDSKEDKHAAFLDDALSIRFLLDATYLGYYSNETMEALNEICAANNASYDFLDSDFEEMKKASHRNDYLGINHYQCHFVKAYNGENAIHHNGTGDKGTSVYKVKGIGERIYKEGIPRTDWDWIIYPEGLYDLLLRIKADYPHYNKIYITENGMGYKDEFDDGIIIDQPRIDYLKVYLQSLAKAIDAGVNVKGYFLWSLMDLFSWSNGYNKRYGLFYVDFETQKRYPKASAYWYKHISDTKIVE is encoded by the coding sequence ATGTATCAATTACCAGAAGATTTTATTTTTGGTGGTGCAACAGCAGCCTACCAAGTTGAAGGAGCTACTAAAGAAGGCGGTAAAGGTCCAGTAGCTTGGGATGATTTCTTAGCAGAACAAGGGCGTTTCAGTCCAGACCCTGCTAGTGATTTTTATCATCAATACCCACAAGATATTGAACTTTGTGAAAAATTTGGTGTCAACGGACTTCGGTTATCCATTGCTTGGAGCCGTATCTTCCCAAATGGTACTGGTGAGGTCAACCAAGAAGGAGTTGATTATTACCACAAAGTGTTTGCGGAATGTCAAAAACGTAACATCACAGCCTTTGTCACGCTTCATCACTTTGACACGCCAAAAGTTTTGTTTGACAATGGTGATTTTTTAAACCGTGATACGATTGAAGCTTTTGTTAACTATGCAAAATTCTGTTTTGAAGAATTTACAGAAGTTCGTCATTGGAGTACATTCAATGAAATTTACCCAGTAGCAACCAACCAATATTTGCTTGGTATTTTCCCACCAGGAATCAAATATGACCTGTCAAAAGTCATTCAATGTCTGCACAATATGATGTATGCGCATGCGCGTGTGGTTAATTTGTTCAAAGACGGTGGCTACCAAGGTGAAATTGGTGTGGTACATTCTCTTGAAACAAAATACCCAGCAACAGATAGTAAAGAAGATAAACATGCTGCTTTCTTAGATGATGCCCTTTCTATTCGATTTTTACTGGATGCAACTTATTTAGGTTATTATTCAAACGAAACAATGGAAGCGCTTAACGAAATCTGCGCAGCTAACAATGCCAGCTACGATTTCCTTGATAGTGACTTTGAGGAAATGAAAAAAGCCAGTCACCGCAACGATTATCTTGGTATCAATCATTACCAATGTCACTTTGTTAAAGCCTACAATGGCGAAAATGCCATTCATCACAACGGTACAGGTGACAAAGGAACATCTGTTTACAAAGTTAAAGGTATTGGCGAACGCATTTACAAAGAAGGTATTCCAAGAACGGACTGGGATTGGATTATCTATCCAGAAGGTCTGTATGACTTGCTTCTTCGTATCAAAGCAGATTACCCACATTACAATAAAATCTATATCACAGAAAATGGTATGGGCTATAAAGATGAATTTGACGATGGTATCATCATAGATCAACCGCGTATTGATTATTTGAAAGTTTACCTGCAATCTCTTGCCAAAGCAATTGATGCTGGGGTTAATGTTAAAGGTTATTTCCTTTGGTCATTGATGGATTTGTTCTCATGGTCAAATGGTTATAATAAACGCTATGGTTTGTTCTATGTGGATTTTGAAACACAAAAACGTTATCCAAAAGCGTCAGCTTACTGGTACAAACACATTAGCGATACAAAAATTGTAGAATAG
- a CDS encoding PTS lactose/cellobiose transporter subunit IIA produces the protein MDKKELQMLGFEIVAYSGDARSTLLQLLKEVRSGNFDNVDKAIKDADENLAKAHNAQTQLLAQEAGGEDLELGFIFVHGQDHLMTTLLLRDLITDFIELYKNR, from the coding sequence ATGGATAAAAAAGAATTACAAATGTTAGGTTTTGAAATTGTGGCTTACTCAGGTGATGCAAGGAGCACACTTCTTCAATTGCTTAAGGAAGTTCGCTCTGGCAACTTTGATAATGTTGATAAAGCGATTAAAGATGCTGACGAAAATTTGGCTAAAGCTCACAATGCGCAAACACAATTGTTAGCACAAGAAGCAGGCGGTGAAGATTTGGAACTTGGTTTCATCTTTGTTCACGGTCAAGACCACTTGATGACAACCTTATTGCTACGTGACCTCATTACGGATTTTATTGAATTATATAAAAATCGCTAA
- a CDS encoding PTS lactose transporter subunit IIBC, whose product MNKLIQQIEKGKPFFEKVSRNIYLGAIRDGFLAAMPAILFSSIFILIASIPDVFGVTLPEDFSNWLWKIYNYSMGVVALLVSATTARCLAESVNRKMPGNKKINAVSVMLASIVSFLMLSADELDGGFASGYMGTKGILAAFVAAFITVNVYKFCVIRDITIKMPKEVPGTISQTFRDIFPFSFAVFAAVIIDTIIRYFFGASFAEAVITLLQPLFTAADGYLGIAIIWGAMALFWFVGVHGPSIVEPAIAAIIYANVETNLQLFKAGEHASNVLTVGLGNFVGTMGGTGATLVVPYLFLLFAKSKQLKAVGKASFIPVSFAVNEPLLFATPIILNPYFFVPFLLAPIANVWIFKFFVDVLQMNSFMYVLPWATPAPIGLILGTGVSLLAVVLVLVLIVVDAIIYFPFIKAYDASLLEEEAEIAAQETAAESATPVKAAAEKVVEEKPAVKVTTDKPINVLVLCAGAGTSAMLANALTEGAAATGANITASAGAYGSHYEIMRDFDMIVLAPQVNSFYEDIKKDTDALGIKLAATKGAEYIKLTRDPESAVAFVMFYFS is encoded by the coding sequence ATGAACAAACTCATTCAACAAATTGAAAAAGGGAAACCTTTTTTTGAAAAAGTTTCTCGTAACATTTATTTAGGTGCCATTCGTGATGGTTTCCTTGCGGCAATGCCAGCGATTCTCTTTTCTAGTATCTTTATCTTGATTGCATCGATTCCAGATGTGTTCGGAGTGACTTTGCCAGAAGATTTCTCAAATTGGCTTTGGAAGATTTATAACTACTCAATGGGTGTCGTTGCGCTTCTGGTTTCAGCAACAACTGCACGTTGCTTGGCAGAATCTGTTAACCGTAAGATGCCAGGTAATAAGAAAATCAATGCGGTTTCTGTTATGCTTGCCTCAATTGTCAGCTTCTTGATGTTGAGTGCTGATGAGCTTGACGGTGGTTTTGCTAGTGGTTATATGGGGACAAAAGGTATCCTCGCCGCCTTTGTAGCTGCCTTTATCACTGTTAATGTTTACAAATTCTGTGTTATTCGTGACATCACTATCAAGATGCCAAAAGAAGTACCAGGAACGATTTCGCAAACATTCCGTGATATCTTCCCATTCTCATTTGCCGTATTTGCAGCTGTTATCATTGATACTATCATTCGTTATTTCTTTGGAGCATCATTTGCAGAAGCTGTTATTACACTTCTTCAACCATTGTTTACAGCAGCAGACGGTTATCTTGGAATTGCTATTATCTGGGGTGCTATGGCGCTCTTCTGGTTCGTTGGTGTGCATGGTCCGTCAATTGTAGAGCCAGCTATCGCAGCTATTATCTATGCTAATGTTGAAACGAACCTTCAATTATTCAAAGCTGGTGAACATGCTTCAAACGTTTTGACTGTTGGTCTTGGTAATTTCGTTGGTACTATGGGTGGTACTGGTGCAACACTTGTTGTCCCTTATCTTTTCTTGCTATTTGCCAAATCAAAACAATTGAAAGCTGTTGGTAAGGCTTCATTTATCCCAGTCAGCTTCGCCGTTAACGAACCTTTGCTTTTTGCAACACCAATTATTCTTAACCCTTATTTCTTTGTTCCATTCCTTTTGGCACCAATTGCCAACGTTTGGATTTTCAAATTCTTTGTTGATGTGCTTCAGATGAATAGCTTCATGTATGTTCTTCCTTGGGCAACACCAGCGCCAATCGGACTTATTCTTGGTACAGGCGTTAGCCTTCTAGCTGTTGTTCTTGTCCTTGTTTTAATCGTTGTTGATGCGATTATCTACTTCCCATTCATTAAAGCTTATGACGCATCACTTCTTGAAGAAGAAGCTGAAATTGCTGCGCAAGAAACTGCTGCTGAAAGTGCAACTCCAGTAAAAGCAGCAGCTGAAAAAGTTGTTGAGGAAAAACCAGCTGTCAAAGTCACAACTGACAAACCAATCAACGTTTTGGTCCTTTGTGCTGGTGCTGGTACAAGTGCTATGCTTGCTAATGCTCTTACTGAAGGTGCCGCTGCCACAGGTGCAAACATCACAGCGTCAGCAGGTGCTTACGGTTCACATTATGAGATTATGAGAGATTTTGACATGATTGTGCTTGCTCCGCAAGTCAACTCATTCTACGAAGATATTAAGAAAGATACTGACGCGCTTGGTATAAAGTTAGCAGCTACAAAAGGTGCTGAATACATTAAATTAACACGTGACCCAGAAAGTGCCGTAGCCTTTGTAATGTTTTATTTTTCCTAA
- a CDS encoding glycoside hydrolase family 53 protein yields MKILKKIFLTTVALIGLAALGNTVTKADEFINGADISILDEMEQSGAIYKSNGTQKDPLTILKENGVNYVRLRLWVDPYDANGNAYGAGTNDLNRTLKLAKRAKDKGLKVLLDFHYSDFWVDPGKQNLPKAWQNQSFEQLNSTVYSYTADVLNQMKSQGIYPDMVQIGNELNSGMLWPYGKSWGGDGQEFTRLANFLKSGVQAVKDTQTSNTPIMLHLADGGDKSAFQWWLDEITNQSVDFDIVGISYYPYWHGTLAELSENMDNISERYNKKVVVVETAYANTLDNADQKTNAFTATEETAGGYKASQDGQYEFLTDLVDKIKDVKNNNGLGFFYWEPLWYNGNVSWATQAGMSYLGVSDVTGNEWENQAVFDFSGNALRAVKAFNYANLTNVVANNSFEWNGYTETPSSWNKWTNSQNVGIKTEVYDDTRYKLTFWSDTAFESSIYQMISNLGSGTYKLSIDAMGDTSLETAQLYIKNYGGSEQNISLKDSSTWKTYTIDNIQITNGQCEIGIYVNASANKWLNIDNVRLVKVD; encoded by the coding sequence ATGAAAATACTAAAAAAGATTTTTTTGACGACTGTTGCACTTATTGGTCTTGCTGCGCTTGGAAATACCGTGACTAAAGCAGATGAGTTCATCAACGGAGCTGATATTTCGATTCTTGATGAAATGGAACAAAGCGGAGCGATTTATAAGAGTAATGGTACTCAAAAAGACCCGCTGACCATTCTGAAAGAAAATGGTGTTAACTACGTTCGCTTGCGACTCTGGGTTGACCCCTATGATGCAAATGGCAATGCTTACGGCGCAGGGACCAATGACTTAAACAGAACACTCAAATTAGCCAAACGTGCTAAAGATAAAGGCTTGAAAGTCTTACTCGATTTTCATTACAGCGATTTCTGGGTTGATCCTGGAAAACAAAATCTTCCCAAAGCTTGGCAGAATCAATCCTTTGAACAATTAAATTCAACAGTGTATTCTTACACGGCTGATGTCCTTAATCAGATGAAATCACAAGGCATTTACCCTGATATGGTGCAAATCGGAAACGAATTAAACAGCGGCATGCTTTGGCCTTACGGGAAAAGTTGGGGTGGTGACGGTCAAGAATTCACTCGCCTAGCAAATTTCCTAAAATCTGGTGTTCAAGCTGTGAAAGATACGCAGACAAGTAATACACCTATCATGCTCCATTTAGCAGACGGCGGTGACAAATCAGCTTTCCAATGGTGGCTTGATGAAATTACCAATCAATCCGTTGATTTTGATATTGTCGGCATTTCCTATTACCCATATTGGCATGGCACATTAGCAGAACTCTCTGAAAATATGGATAATATCAGCGAACGTTATAACAAAAAAGTTGTTGTGGTTGAAACAGCTTATGCAAATACCCTTGATAATGCTGACCAGAAAACAAATGCCTTTACGGCAACAGAAGAGACTGCTGGTGGTTACAAAGCTAGCCAAGACGGTCAGTATGAATTTTTGACAGACTTGGTTGATAAAATTAAAGACGTCAAAAATAACAACGGTCTCGGTTTCTTCTATTGGGAACCACTCTGGTATAACGGCAATGTCTCATGGGCAACACAAGCAGGTATGTCATATCTTGGTGTTTCAGATGTGACGGGTAATGAATGGGAAAATCAAGCGGTCTTTGATTTCTCAGGAAATGCTCTACGCGCCGTCAAAGCCTTTAATTACGCTAACCTAACAAACGTTGTTGCTAATAACAGTTTTGAATGGAACGGTTATACCGAAACCCCATCTTCTTGGAACAAATGGACCAACAGTCAAAATGTAGGTATCAAGACAGAAGTTTACGACGATACACGTTACAAGCTCACTTTCTGGTCAGACACAGCTTTTGAAAGTTCCATTTATCAAATGATTAGCAACCTCGGCTCAGGTACTTACAAATTAAGTATTGATGCTATGGGGGACACTAGCCTTGAGACTGCTCAGCTTTATATCAAAAATTATGGCGGCAGTGAGCAAAACATCTCCCTTAAAGACTCTAGCACATGGAAAACGTACACGATTGATAACATCCAAATCACAAACGGACAATGTGAAATCGGCATTTACGTCAATGCCTCTGCTAACAAATGGTTAAACATCGATAACGTCAGACTTGTTAAAGTCGATTAG
- a CDS encoding AraC family transcriptional regulator, translating to MNVLNTYNEFDTNNFDLNVDHYGAEICDKNYSFGPTIRDNFVLHFIVDGKGKFTIDGQTTELGVGDMFILPKGKVTFYQADKEHPWTYLWVGFSGSKAESILSKTQLLEQYFCHSTLKSKVLDQIVKLTQFRDQKLDDVTELQLIAELYKLLAYLIEESPSKAISDGSILIQNYIRQTKKIIHSQYGTSLKVGEIANKLNLNRSYLYKIFKEETGYSIKDYIVQVRMEKSADLLTNTTFHISEVANAVGFTDGLTFSKAFKKYFNQSPSNYRKTLKN from the coding sequence TTGAACGTTCTAAATACCTATAACGAATTTGATACCAATAATTTTGATCTAAATGTTGACCACTATGGGGCTGAAATTTGTGACAAAAACTACTCTTTTGGTCCAACTATTCGTGATAATTTTGTTCTGCATTTTATTGTTGATGGTAAAGGAAAATTTACTATTGATGGCCAAACCACTGAACTTGGTGTTGGTGATATGTTTATCCTTCCCAAAGGAAAAGTGACCTTTTATCAAGCTGATAAAGAACATCCTTGGACATACCTTTGGGTCGGATTTAGCGGTTCAAAGGCTGAAAGTATTTTAAGTAAAACTCAGCTACTAGAGCAATACTTCTGCCATTCAACACTTAAGTCCAAGGTTCTTGATCAAATCGTCAAATTAACTCAATTTCGCGATCAAAAACTTGATGACGTGACTGAACTCCAACTGATTGCTGAACTTTACAAACTACTTGCTTACCTAATAGAAGAATCTCCCAGTAAAGCAATTTCTGATGGTAGTATTCTTATTCAAAATTATATTAGACAAACTAAAAAAATAATTCATTCACAATATGGAACTTCTTTAAAAGTGGGAGAAATTGCTAATAAACTCAATCTCAACCGCAGCTACCTCTACAAGATTTTCAAAGAAGAAACTGGCTATTCGATCAAAGATTATATCGTCCAAGTCCGCATGGAAAAAAGTGCTGATTTACTTACCAACACTACTTTTCATATCTCAGAAGTCGCAAACGCCGTAGGCTTCACAGATGGTCTCACATTTAGTAAAGCCTTTAAAAAATACTTCAACCAAAGCCCAAGCAATTACCGCAAAACACTAAAAAATTAA
- a CDS encoding alpha-galactosidase, producing MGITIKGNLFYIQSKEMSMIIENREGDLLLRHIGGKIANYHGSNAIFEKDHAFSGNPTPDNRTFSYDTQRQIFGVHGFGDFRCPSLKIQHDNNELTQFKLKDSHILHGVVEATGLPSPHSMEGAETLVFILEDEFAKLRLTLYYTAYADRATISTFAKISNLSDKAVIINRALSTMLDVPAGNYDVVTLQGAYAREKTVRRQMVEQGIFSIASNRGASGHAQTPAVILCDRTATEDAGSALALQLLYSGNFQAFVQKNQLNEVRLGIGINDDNFAWQLAARDNFETPVALMTYSAKGLTHLSQESQLFVQNHIMPKQFAHAERPILINNWEATYFDFKKEKLLDLADEASKLGIELFVLDDGWFGNRFDDNRALGDWVVNEEKLGGPLNDLIAEVHAKGLKFGLWFEPEMISVDSDLYRAHPDWAIQAEGRGHTYSRNQLVLNLANPDVVAYIKAAIDKILTENTIDYVKWDYNRNITNIGNGDTYLATQMQSHDYMLGLYDLVSYLTEKHSNILFESCSGGGGRNDLGMMRYFPQVWASDNTDAISRLPIQYGSSYLHPTISMGSHVSASPNHQMGRTTPIETRGNVAMMGNLGYELDLKSLPQAEKDVIAAQVAHYKEIRPVIQFGKQYRLINPEEGSNEAAVQFVYEDKVVVTYVRTLSTIEIIETTLKLKGLEEEALYCLQGTDQVYSGAELMYAGLIAILPQGDYLSKQYYFVKQ from the coding sequence GTGGGAATTACAATCAAAGGAAATCTTTTCTATATTCAGAGTAAAGAGATGTCAATGATTATTGAGAATCGAGAAGGTGATTTACTTCTTCGTCATATTGGGGGTAAAATCGCTAACTATCACGGTTCAAATGCGATATTTGAGAAAGATCATGCTTTTTCAGGCAATCCGACTCCCGATAATCGTACGTTTAGCTATGATACCCAACGTCAAATCTTTGGTGTGCATGGCTTTGGTGACTTTCGTTGCCCATCACTTAAAATTCAACATGATAACAATGAATTAACACAATTTAAGTTAAAAGATAGTCATATTTTACATGGAGTTGTTGAGGCAACAGGATTACCTAGTCCTCATTCAATGGAAGGTGCTGAAACATTAGTGTTTATCTTAGAAGATGAATTTGCTAAATTGCGTCTGACGCTTTATTACACAGCTTATGCAGATCGTGCAACTATTTCAACCTTTGCTAAGATTAGTAATCTATCCGATAAAGCTGTTATCATCAACCGTGCTTTATCAACTATGCTTGATGTACCTGCTGGAAATTATGATGTGGTGACTTTGCAAGGAGCTTATGCGCGTGAGAAAACAGTTCGTCGTCAAATGGTCGAGCAAGGTATCTTTAGCATTGCTTCAAATCGCGGAGCTTCTGGTCATGCTCAGACTCCAGCTGTGATTTTGTGTGATAGGACAGCGACGGAGGATGCTGGCAGTGCCCTTGCTTTGCAGCTACTTTATAGTGGTAATTTTCAAGCTTTTGTTCAAAAAAATCAATTGAATGAAGTTCGCTTAGGGATTGGTATTAATGATGATAACTTTGCTTGGCAATTGGCAGCTAGAGATAATTTTGAAACGCCAGTGGCTTTGATGACTTATTCGGCAAAAGGTTTGACACACTTGAGCCAAGAAAGCCAGTTGTTTGTGCAAAATCATATCATGCCAAAACAATTTGCACATGCTGAACGTCCAATTCTCATTAACAATTGGGAAGCGACTTATTTTGATTTCAAAAAAGAAAAATTGCTTGATTTAGCTGACGAAGCAAGCAAACTTGGTATCGAGCTTTTTGTTCTTGATGACGGTTGGTTTGGTAATCGATTTGATGATAATCGTGCGCTTGGTGACTGGGTTGTCAACGAAGAAAAACTCGGTGGGCCTTTGAATGACTTGATTGCTGAAGTGCATGCCAAAGGTTTGAAATTTGGTTTGTGGTTTGAACCAGAAATGATTTCTGTTGATAGTGATCTTTATCGTGCGCATCCAGATTGGGCTATTCAAGCTGAAGGTCGTGGTCATACTTATTCTCGTAATCAATTGGTGCTCAACCTTGCAAATCCTGATGTCGTAGCCTACATCAAGGCAGCTATTGATAAGATTTTGACAGAAAATACTATTGATTATGTTAAATGGGATTATAACCGTAACATCACAAATATCGGAAATGGTGATACTTATCTTGCGACCCAAATGCAATCTCATGATTACATGCTAGGTTTGTATGATTTGGTGTCTTATTTGACAGAAAAGCATAGTAACATTCTCTTTGAATCTTGCTCAGGTGGTGGTGGTCGAAATGACCTTGGTATGATGCGCTATTTCCCACAAGTTTGGGCTAGTGACAATACTGATGCCATTTCACGTTTGCCAATTCAATACGGCTCAAGTTACCTTCACCCAACCATTTCAATGGGCTCTCACGTATCAGCAAGTCCTAATCACCAAATGGGACGCACAACACCGATTGAAACTCGCGGTAATGTTGCCATGATGGGAAATCTTGGCTATGAACTTGATTTGAAAAGCTTGCCACAAGCTGAAAAAGATGTAATTGCTGCTCAAGTCGCTCATTACAAAGAGATTCGTCCAGTGATTCAATTTGGTAAGCAATATCGCTTGATTAATCCAGAAGAAGGGTCAAATGAAGCAGCGGTTCAATTTGTTTATGAAGATAAGGTAGTTGTCACTTATGTTCGCACACTTTCAACCATTGAAATCATTGAAACAACACTTAAGCTGAAAGGTTTGGAAGAAGAAGCTCTTTACTGCTTGCAAGGAACAGACCAAGTTTACTCAGGAGCAGAGCTCATGTACGCGGGCCTCATAGCGATTCTCCCACAAGGTGATTACCTCAGCAAACAATACTATTTCGTGAAACAATAA
- a CDS encoding extracellular solute-binding protein, whose product MKWPKRLIVTGVAMLTAAAALTLTACPKNSDSSNDGKVTIEYFNQKTEMVDTLKEIIKDFEKENPKIHVKMTSVPSAGTVLKTRMLAGDAPDVINIYPQNVDFKEWAKAGYFENMTGKSYLKNIKNHYEKNYAVNGKIYSVPLSANVSGIYFNKTKFEELGLKVPETWDEFETLVKQIKADGETPFALAGSEGWTLNGYHQLAYISVTGSGDKANDYLRFSPVNSISTDDKEVKNVLKRLDLLAEKGNQQTNWEGASYNDSVVAFATEKALMLPGGSWVLAAIKQQDPKFDISTFAFPGNEVGQEVTVGAGDLALSISSASKHKKECEKFISYMASAKAMQKYYDVDGSPVSVNGVVEDENSPLAPLYRLAFTDKHYVWLGENWTSEEDFWSLTANYLMSEDAKQYTDELNAFFNPMKADVTK is encoded by the coding sequence ATGAAATGGCCTAAACGATTAATAGTGACTGGAGTGGCAATGTTGACAGCGGCAGCTGCTTTGACATTGACAGCTTGTCCAAAAAACAGTGATTCCTCTAATGATGGCAAGGTAACTATCGAATATTTCAACCAAAAAACAGAAATGGTTGATACGCTAAAAGAAATCATTAAGGATTTTGAAAAAGAAAATCCAAAAATCCATGTCAAAATGACCAGTGTGCCAAGTGCTGGTACTGTTCTAAAAACACGTATGCTTGCAGGTGATGCTCCGGATGTCATTAACATTTACCCTCAGAACGTTGATTTTAAAGAGTGGGCAAAAGCAGGTTACTTTGAGAATATGACTGGAAAATCATATCTTAAAAACATCAAAAATCATTACGAAAAAAATTATGCTGTCAACGGCAAAATTTATAGCGTCCCGCTATCAGCCAACGTTTCAGGGATTTATTTTAACAAGACAAAATTTGAAGAATTAGGCCTCAAAGTTCCAGAAACTTGGGATGAATTTGAAACACTTGTTAAACAGATTAAAGCTGACGGCGAAACCCCGTTTGCGCTTGCTGGTAGTGAAGGTTGGACTTTAAATGGCTATCACCAACTAGCTTATATCAGTGTGACTGGCAGCGGTGATAAGGCAAATGATTATCTTCGTTTTTCTCCGGTGAATTCTATTTCAACAGATGACAAAGAAGTAAAAAATGTCTTGAAACGTCTTGATTTATTGGCTGAAAAAGGAAATCAACAAACTAACTGGGAAGGGGCTTCTTATAATGATTCTGTTGTAGCCTTTGCGACTGAAAAAGCTTTAATGTTACCTGGCGGTTCATGGGTATTAGCAGCCATTAAGCAACAAGACCCTAAATTTGACATCTCAACCTTTGCCTTTCCTGGGAATGAAGTTGGTCAAGAAGTGACTGTTGGTGCAGGTGATTTGGCTTTGTCTATCTCATCAGCAAGCAAACACAAAAAAGAGTGCGAAAAATTCATTTCTTATATGGCTTCAGCTAAAGCAATGCAAAAATATTATGACGTCGATGGCTCACCAGTATCTGTAAATGGTGTGGTTGAAGATGAGAACTCTCCCCTTGCTCCGCTTTATCGATTAGCTTTTACAGATAAGCACTATGTTTGGCTGGGTGAAAATTGGACAAGCGAAGAAGACTTCTGGAGTTTGACAGCCAATTATTTGATGAGCGAAGATGCTAAGCAATATACAGATGAATTAAATGCCTTTTTCAATCCGATGAAAGCCGATGTGACGAAGTAG